The Bdellovibrio bacteriovorus W nucleotide sequence GAGAGCGAATTGCTCGCTCTCTAAAAAGACCACTTTAGCGGCAAACGTCGTCAATAGTGACGCGGTCTTTGCCAGGGTTGAAGATGCGACCTAAGCGGCCTTTAATGCCCCCCGAGCTGCGTCTTTCAATCACGCACTTTTCGATAGCTTTAAACTGATCGTCACCAGTCATGCGGTGAAGGCTTACGCGCAAAGTGTTTAAGTTCGTCTGAGCTTTGACTTTGTTAACAACAGCCGTTGTTAAAGAATTTCCAGCTTGAAGAACTTGCACGATATCAACAATACCCACTTGGTAGCGCATGTATTCTGCATCGTACACAGTGCGAAGATTTTCTTCAGCTTGAACTGCTGAATTGTATTGCTTATGAGCTTCAGTCATCGCGCCAAGTGTGGCTTCGATAAGTTGTGCTTGTTCAAGGCGCACTTCTTGTTTGCGCAAACGAAGTTGCGCAAGGTTTTGGTTTGAAAGCTCAAGTGCTGGGAAATAGCCAAAGCCAAAATCCACACTCGAGTTAGAAGTCACTGAACTGAAAGATCCGCCAGTCACTGGGCGATTCACGCCAAGAGAAGCTCCAGATAGGAAGCCGAAAGTTTTGCTCCACTTTGCGTATTCAGCCGCCAATAAAAGCGAATCCATTTGCTGAGTTTCCGGAGAAGAAGCATGAACTTTATCCAGAAGAGCTTGCGGCTTCCAGCCTTCATAGTTAGAAGCAGCCGTCGTTGCCGGAGCAAATATGATTTTCTGATTTAATGATAGTCCCAACATTTGGCGAATAGCCGCAGTTTCACGAACGATCAATTCATCTACTTGAGAAACTTGGACAAGAGCAAGCTCTGCCTGAGCTTGTGCTTGAAGGAAATCTTCTTTACGAATGATTCCAA carries:
- a CDS encoding outer membrane protein (COG1538 Outer membrane protein), with the translated sequence MKTSMRWMGIIAGLLLSLSSGASANSEKSVTINPQTLRTLLLSQNIDIAVALNQVQQVKTHVSQARASLLPSVNLGSVISSGPSFMLTSVSFLMPFLMPSKWMDLKESTHLLKAQGISYYLAQINGYASAYSLYMTVLGDIELRNALYRQYENFKAIEDQLRLPAEVGIIRKEDFLQAQAQAELALVQVSQVDELIVRETAAIRQMLGLSLNQKIIFAPATTAASNYEGWKPQALLDKVHASSPETQQMDSLLLAAEYAKWSKTFGFLSGASLGVNRPVTGGSFSSVTSNSSVDFGFGYFPALELSNQNLAQLRLRKQEVRLEQAQLIEATLGAMTEAHKQYNSAVQAEENLRTVYDAEYMRYQVGIVDIVQVLQAGNSLTTAVVNKVKAQTNLNTLRVSLHRMTGDDQFKAIEKCVIERRSSGGIKGRLGRIFNPGKDRVTIDDVCR